The Maridesulfovibrio hydrothermalis AM13 = DSM 14728 DNA window GCATTGGAGAGTGAGTAAAATATATAAAAAATTCTTTTTTATATATGCTGATATTGTTATAAGGGAGGAAGCCTTTTTAAGTTGAGTTAAATTTCGACGGCTTCTTTTCTTATAAGAAAATTCAGCAGGAGTTACTCATTGCAATACCTAAAAAAATATCCTCTTTTCAGCGTGATGATTGGTTTTGAGTTGCTGTTTGTTACTATATTGATTTGTTTAATTATTTTTACACTCGCTTATCAGAGTGTTGCACGCAGGCAGCTTCAGGAAGTTTCTGAAATGCGTAATGAATCTCTCCTGTTGGCCGAGCAGTTGCGGCAGAGTTCTGATGAATTGACTAGAATGGTCAGATCTTACGCCGTGACTGGGGATAAGAAGTTTTTAAAGTATTTTTATATGATTCTTGATATTCGCGATGGTAGAATTGCACGTCCGGATAATTATGAACGTATTTTCTGGGATTATAAGGTTGCCGACGATAAAATCTATGACCCCGGGAAGGGGCCGGGTAAGCCTTTGGAAAATATGATGCGGGAGATGGGGTTTACCTCCGCAGAATTCTCTATGCTGGAAGCGGCTAAGAGTCAGTCGGATAAGCTGGTTGAGCTGGAGGAGATTGCAATCAATGCAATGAGCGGGAAGTTTAAAGATGAAAACGGTAAATTCAGCATAATCAAAAAGCCTGACAGGGAGCTTGCTTTACAGGTTTTATTTGGCAAACAGTACCACGCTGCGAAGAGCGGCATTATGCTTTCAATTGATAAATTTATGAGTGCCTTGAATGGGCGAACGGCATCAAGTGTTGAGAAATTTAATAAAAAGCTTGAATTGATTAATACGAGATTGCGGATGCTGTTCGCGGGGCTGATAGTGCTTGTCCCCATACTGCTGCTGACCATTTTGCGGTATCAGAAAAGAGCTGTAAGCGACCTGAATCTGTCTATTGAGCAGAAGAGTAAGGAAATTCGTGAACGGCAATATGTTGAAAGTGAATTGCGTAAAAGCAAAGACAGGCTGCGTGTGACTCTTGATTCTATTGGCGACGGGGTAATTGCAACGGACATAAATGGTATTATTACACGTATGAATCCTGTTGCAGAGCAGCTTACCGGCTGGCTTTCAGGCGAAGGTGTTGGCATGCCGCTGGATAAAGTCTTTCATGTTGTTTCCCGTGAGAAACGGGTTGCGCTGGAGACTCCTGTTAAAAAGATTTTGGAAGATGGTCAGGATGGAGGAAGAGTAGATTCTGAAGAAGAACTCCTGATTGCAAAGGATCAAAGCGAGTATCTTATATCTGCCTCAGCTTCGCCCATTAAGGAGGGTAGCGAAGATTGTATGGGGGTTATTCTGGTTTTCCACGATATAACTGAACAGCGTAAGATGCAGGAGCAGCTTATGCAAAGCTCCAAGATGGAGGCCATCGGACAGCTGGCAGGAGGGGTTGCTCATGATTTTAACAATATGCTCAGCGGAATTTTTTCTTCAGTAGAGCTGTTAAGACGCAAGCTGCCTGATGATCCTAAGATCATGAAGTATTTGAATCTGATTTTTGAAGCTTCAAAGCGTTCGGCAGATCTTACCCAGAAGCTGTTGTCCTTTGCCCGTAAGCAGCCGACAGCATCAACTGTCATCAGTGCTCAGGATTCTATAAATGCTGCTGTTGAAATTCTAAGGGAAACAATAGACAGGCGTATTGATATTAAGATCGATAATGAAGCTGATTCCACCAAGATTGTTGGTGATCCGTCAATGTTGCAGTCCGTGTTTATCAATCTGGGTATAAATGCATCACATGCTATGCCTGATGGCGGGACTCTGAATATTGTGTGCAGTAATGTAAGTTTTGATGATGCCTACTGTGAAGTTAATCCTTTTGATATTAAGCCGGGAATGTTCTTGAATATTGATTTTTGCGATACTGGACAGGGTATTCCCAGAAAGGCTCTTCCGCATATATTTGAACCGTTTTTTACCACTAAGGCTCAGGGAAAAGGTACTGGATTGGGGCTGGCTTCGGTGTATGGCACAATCAAGCAGCATGACGGGGCAATCAGTGTTTACAGTGAAGAAGGCGTAGGAACATGTTTTCATATGTTTCTACCTTTGTCCGATGATGATAATGAAGTGGCCAGACTGCATGACAGTGAACCCTTTAAAGGTGAGGGACTGATTCTGGTTGTGGATGATGAGCCTATAATGCGGGTAACGGCTGAGGCCCTGCTGGTTGAGATGGGGTTTGATGTTGCTTTGGCGCAGGACGGCATAGAAGCGGTTGAAGTATTCAGAGAAAGGTCCGATGAGATAGATTTGGTGTTGATTGATATGGTTATGCCCGGAATGAGCGGGGTTGATAGTTTTAAGGCCATGCGGGATATTAATTCCGAAATTCGGGGAGTACTTTCTTCCGGGTTCATCAATGAAGGTGATTTCGAAGAAGTTAAAAAGGGCGGCTTTGCTGCATACATTCGAAAACCATA harbors:
- a CDS encoding hybrid sensor histidine kinase/response regulator encodes the protein MQYLKKYPLFSVMIGFELLFVTILICLIIFTLAYQSVARRQLQEVSEMRNESLLLAEQLRQSSDELTRMVRSYAVTGDKKFLKYFYMILDIRDGRIARPDNYERIFWDYKVADDKIYDPGKGPGKPLENMMREMGFTSAEFSMLEAAKSQSDKLVELEEIAINAMSGKFKDENGKFSIIKKPDRELALQVLFGKQYHAAKSGIMLSIDKFMSALNGRTASSVEKFNKKLELINTRLRMLFAGLIVLVPILLLTILRYQKRAVSDLNLSIEQKSKEIRERQYVESELRKSKDRLRVTLDSIGDGVIATDINGIITRMNPVAEQLTGWLSGEGVGMPLDKVFHVVSREKRVALETPVKKILEDGQDGGRVDSEEELLIAKDQSEYLISASASPIKEGSEDCMGVILVFHDITEQRKMQEQLMQSSKMEAIGQLAGGVAHDFNNMLSGIFSSVELLRRKLPDDPKIMKYLNLIFEASKRSADLTQKLLSFARKQPTASTVISAQDSINAAVEILRETIDRRIDIKIDNEADSTKIVGDPSMLQSVFINLGINASHAMPDGGTLNIVCSNVSFDDAYCEVNPFDIKPGMFLNIDFCDTGQGIPRKALPHIFEPFFTTKAQGKGTGLGLASVYGTIKQHDGAISVYSEEGVGTCFHMFLPLSDDDNEVARLHDSEPFKGEGLILVVDDEPIMRVTAEALLVEMGFDVALAQDGIEAVEVFRERSDEIDLVLIDMVMPGMSGVDSFKAMRDINSEIRGVLSSGFINEGDFEEVKKGGFAAYIRKPYLSRTLGDVLKNVLES